The DNA segment TTTGTTGAAATTTCATATATCGTGCTTCCTATTATAGTTCCAATAGCCTTGGATATGGGCATAAATCCGCTATATTTTGCTATTATTGTAGCTATGAATTTGCAAACCTCGTTTTTGACACCACCTTTTGGATTTAGTCTATTTTTCTTGCGTGGCGTTGCTCCTGATAGTATTAAGACGAGTGAAATTTATCAAGGTGTGACTCCGTTTATATTGATACAACTTAGTGTTTTGGTTGTTTTTTTGTTATTTTTTAATGAGATAGTTTAAAATTTAATAATTAAGGGAGAAAAATGGCTAAGAGATTCATTGACGTTATGGATACAACGTTTCGTGATGGCTTTCAGTCGGTTTTTGGTGCTAGGGTTTTAATGGACGACTTTTTTCCAGCCGTAGAGGCTGCTAAAGAGGCTGGCATAACGCACTTTGAGTTTGGAGGCGGTGCTAGATTCCAAAGCCTTTATTTTTATCTAAACGAGGACGCATTTGCGATGATGGATCGCTTTCGTCAGGTTGTTGGAAGCCAGGCAAATTTGCAGACGTTATCAAGGGGTGTAAATACCGTTACACTTGATACTGGCAGTCGTGAGATTGTTGATCTGCACGCTAAGCTTTTTAAAAAGCACGGCACGACTACGATTAGAAATTTTGACGCCTTAAATGACGTTGAAAATCTAAAATATTCAGGCGAAAGGATAGTCGCACACGGCTTAAAACACGAAGTTGTTGTTACTATTATGGATTTGCCACCGGGCTGTTCTGGTGCTCACGACGTAGCATTTTATGAGAGAATTTTACGTGAAATTTTAGACGCAAATATCCCTTATGATAGTGTTTGTTTTAAAGACGCAAGTGGTACATCAAGCCCTCAAAAAGTCTATGAAACGATAAAAATGGCTAGAAAAATGTTGCCAGAAAAAACTCACATCAGACTTCACACGCACGAAACGGCGGGCGTTAGCGTGGCTTGTTATTTAGCTGCACTTGAAGCTGGGGCTGACGGCATTGACCTTGCAGCTGCTCCGATGAGTGGCGGCACAAGTCAGCCTGATATCCTGACAATGCTTCACGCTTTAAAGGGCAAGGATTATGATTTAGGGCTTGATTTAGAGAAAATTTTAAAATATGAAGCGGTTTTAGGTGAGTGTTTAAAGGATTATTTTATGCCACCAGAAGCCACGCAGGTAAGCCCACTCATACCATTTTCGCCAATGCCTGGCGGTGCGCTTACGGCAAATACACAGATGATGAGAGATAACGGCTGTTTGGATAAATTTCCAGCTGTGATTGAGGCTATGCGTGAGGTCGTGGAGCTTGGTGGATACGGCACTAGTG comes from the Campylobacter mucosalis genome and includes:
- a CDS encoding biotin/lipoyl-containing protein, which gives rise to MAKRFIDVMDTTFRDGFQSVFGARVLMDDFFPAVEAAKEAGITHFEFGGGARFQSLYFYLNEDAFAMMDRFRQVVGSQANLQTLSRGVNTVTLDTGSREIVDLHAKLFKKHGTTTIRNFDALNDVENLKYSGERIVAHGLKHEVVVTIMDLPPGCSGAHDVAFYERILREILDANIPYDSVCFKDASGTSSPQKVYETIKMARKMLPEKTHIRLHTHETAGVSVACYLAALEAGADGIDLAAAPMSGGTSQPDILTMLHALKGKDYDLGLDLEKILKYEAVLGECLKDYFMPPEATQVSPLIPFSPMPGGALTANTQMMRDNGCLDKFPAVIEAMREVVELGGYGTSVTPVSQFYFQQAFNNVMFGKWKKIAEGYGKMVLGYFGKTPVKPDENIVRLASEQLNLEPTTKNAIDLADLDETKSLAYTQKILESEKIPVTDENLFIVAACKEKGVAFLKGEAKVNVRKGSLAKPKSSQQNSLKDSGKYNVVVNGARYNVEVKEGFDDNVVVQSITAIGELSSVKQEQKEIVDDGLEPILSSLPGAVFKILVKNGDSVTKGQIVFIIEAMKMEIEILSPSDGVVKSIEVSQGQSVQNAQILAKLKKN